A stretch of DNA from Methanobrevibacter sp.:
GGTGATTATGTTACAACTAAAAATACTACTGGTAATGTTTTAATTAATGATATGCTGGCAAATATGGCTCGTCATGTTCATTCACAGTTGGAAACTTCATTCGATGCTGTTTTGGAGTATGATGAAGTTAAGGCTAATAAAGCATTGGAAATGGATTTTGCTACAAACAATATGGTTGAAAAAGTCAGAACCTCTGTTGAAACAATTGTAAGTATTAATAAACATTCTGAAATATCAAAATCGTTACTTTACAATGAGATTGCTTATGATTTGGAAAGAATTGGGGATTACTGTGGCCATATTGCGAAATTTGTCATCAATGATATTTATGAAGTGGATGATAATGTTTTAAAGAAATTGAAAAAAATGTATAAAACTGCTCAATCAATGATTACTTTAGCAATTAAGGCTTTCATTGAGGGTAAAACCGAGTTAAAAGATGATTTGATGGAATTAGAAGAAACAATTCATATCATGCAGTCTAAAGCTATCAATCTTATTGCCACTCAAATGGCTGAAAGTTCATTTGATGAAAAAGAGCGTTCAAATTATTTTATATATTTGTTCAGACTTATTAAGGCATTTAAAAGAATTGGTGATATTTCCGTTGAAATGATGGATGTTGCTGTTGAATTTCATGATAATATCCCAAGACCAACAACTCCAAGAACATTCAGGCAATAGGTTTTAACTTTGTGTGGTGAGCACAAAGTAATTATTTTTTTTTTTTATTCATCGTAAATTCTTGTTGTGGCATGTCTGTCTGCCCAGCATTGGATGCAAACACCAATCGGAAGGCCTGCAGTATGAGTATGTGATTTTAAGATTTTCACATCTAATGTTGTTGTCTTACCGCCCAATCCCATAGGTCCGATTCCTGATGCATTAATTTCTTCTAAGATTTCTTCTTCAAGTTTTGCAATTTGGGGATCAGGGTTTCTTTCACCGACTTTTCCAAGCAATGCTTTTTTACCTAATTTTAAACACAAATCGGAGGTTCCTCCAATTCCAACTCCAACAACTGTTGGGGGACATGGTTTTCCTTTTGCTTTAAGGACAGACTCTACAACAAACTCTTTTATGCCTTCAATTCCTTCAGCAGGCAATGCCATTTTTAGGGCATTGTTGTTTTCTGAACCGAATCCTTTTGGTAAAATGGTTATTTCTAGATAATCTTCATCTATTAGCTCTATATCTATTGGTGGAATGTAGTCTCCGACATTAATGTTGGTGTTTTCACGTGTAAGTGGATCTACAATATTCGGTCTGATTGGCACGTCAGTTGTTGCTTTTTTGATTCCTTCTTCAATTCCTTCACGCAAGTTTTCAACTTCAA
This window harbors:
- a CDS encoding fumarate hydratase, giving the protein MITKDIIKDTVYELYKQAVIVLGDDVKKSLEDALKIEEHELARLNIEAILKNIELAEEKGIPMCQDTGLPVVFVKLGNVEVENLREGIEEGIKKATTDVPIRPNIVDPLTRENTNINVGDYIPPIDIELIDEDYLEITILPKGFGSENNNALKMALPAEGIEGIKEFVVESVLKAKGKPCPPTVVGVGIGGTSDLCLKLGKKALLGKVGERNPDPQIAKLEEEILEEINASGIGPMGLGGKTTTLDVKILKSHTHTAGLPIGVCIQCWADRHATTRIYDE
- a CDS encoding phosphate uptake regulator PhoU; its protein translation is MSKRDKTLKDILDLILYENPSTQEEIAEKLGITRRYVTQLLQPLVKDGTVKRAYMIDLKSYEKVVESGDYVTTKNTTGNVLINDMLANMARHVHSQLETSFDAVLEYDEVKANKALEMDFATNNMVEKVRTSVETIVSINKHSEISKSLLYNEIAYDLERIGDYCGHIAKFVINDIYEVDDNVLKKLKKMYKTAQSMITLAIKAFIEGKTELKDDLMELEETIHIMQSKAINLIATQMAESSFDEKERSNYFIYLFRLIKAFKRIGDISVEMMDVAVEFHDNIPRPTTPRTFRQ